The following proteins come from a genomic window of Malus sylvestris chromosome 4, drMalSylv7.2, whole genome shotgun sequence:
- the LOC126618500 gene encoding putative RNA polymerase II subunit B1 CTD phosphatase RPAP2 homolog isoform X1 → MGKSQPPPQQQPPASVKDTVYKLQLALLDGVKTLDHLYLAGSIISRSDYNDVVTERTIADHCGYPLCPNALPPESSRPRKGHYRISLKEHKVYDLHETYMYCSSSCLIESKAFAQSLSEERCDVLDYGKVERVLRTFGDVDFEKGEVGLGDIGDLGISKLKIEEKSEADSGDLGISKLKIEEKSEVQLGDVGVVGPSNAIEGYVPHNQRISKPLGSKKNKKGSKGKEAKMSGGKDMIFNEMDFMSCIIASDEYSVSKIPPSSGENGCETKVKEPEGKVSHIKNDYEKKSRKSRGEKSTISKEDDVGVQEAPSTSETSQTVLNRIIKEAREEFHGDKAEKSNEQMLRSSLKPSGAKKLNRSVTWADEKVEHRMNGYDTFGSIHKPLFKPSAENGVGCSVTWSDEKIDSTKSKNVSEVREVQCAKEGSGVLGNLELQDNERLESAEFCAMALRQAAEAVASGESDVNGAVSSAGIILLPRPDSVDEEEPNEDVDMLEPEQAPLQPRNPGIPNFDLFDSEDTWFDDPPEGFSLTLSPFLTMWNSLFTWITSSTLAYIYGRDERFHEEFLSINGKEYPHKIVLAGGHSSEIKKTLAESLARTLPGVVSQLRLPTPVSSLEQEMSCMLETMTFVDALPAFRMKQWKVVVLLFLEGLSVCRIPALGPCMPDRRMLFHKVLDGSEITAEHYELMKDHIIPLGRVPEFSAQSGA, encoded by the exons ATGGGGAAGAGCCAACCGCCGCCGCAGCAGCAGCCACCGGCTTCAGTGAAAGACACAGTTTACAAGCTCCAACTCGCTCTCCTCGACGGCGTCAAAACCCTAGACCACCTATACTTAGCCGGCTCAATCATCTCCCGCTCCGACTACAACGACGTTGTCACGGAGCGCACCATAGCCGACCACTGCGGCTACCCTCTCTGCCCCAATGCCTTGCCTCCGGAATCCTCCCGCCCCCGCAAGGGCCACTATCGCATTTCGCTCAAGGAGCACAAGGTCTACGACCTCCATGAGACCTACATGTACTGCTCCTCGAGCTGTCTTATCGAAAGCAAGGCTTTTGCTCAGAGTTTGAGCGAGGAGAGGTGCGATGTCTTGGATTATGGCAAGGTTGAGAGGGTCTTGAGGACTTTTGGGGATGTGGATTTTGAAAAAGGGGAAGTGGGGTTGGGGGACATTGGGGATTTGGGGATTTCGAAGTTGAAGATCGAAGAAAAGAGCGAAGCGGACAGTGGGGATTTGGggatttcaaagttgaagattgaagaaaagAGTGAAGTGCAGTTAGGGGATGTCGGCGTGGTTGGTCCCTCTAATGCTATTGAGGGTTATGTTCCACACAATCAGCGAATATCCAAGCCATTGGGTtcgaaaaagaacaaaaaag GGTCCAAAGGTAAAGAAGCGAAAATGAGTGGCGGGAAAGATATGATCTTTAATGAGATGGATTTCATGAGTTGTATAATCGCTAGTGATGAATACAGTGTGTCCAAAATCCCACCAAGTTCTGGAGAGAATGGTTGTGAAACTAAGGTTAAAGAACCAGAAGGAAAAGTTTCTCATATTAAGAATGATTATGAAAAGAAATCCAGAAAATCAAGAGGGGAAAAAAGTACGATTTCCAAGGAAGATGATGTTGGTGTTCAAGAGGCCCCTTCAACATCAGAGACTTCTCAAACTGTTTTGAATAGAATTATTAAAGAAGCAAGAGAGGAATTCCATGGTGATAAAGCTGAGAAATCAAATGAGCAAATGTTGAGATCCTCTCTTAAACCTTCAGGGGCAAAAAAACTTAATCGCTCTGTTACTTGGGCTGACGAGAAGGTGGAACATAGAATGAATGGTTATGATACATTTGGCAGTATCCACAAACCTTTGTTTAAACCTTCAGCAGAAAATGGAGTCGGTTGCTCTGTTACCTGGTCTGATGAGAAGATTGATAGCACTAAGAGTAAAAATGTTTCTGAGGTTAGAGAAGTGCAATGTGCAAAAGAGGGTTCTGGTGTATTAGGGAATTTGGAATTGCAAGATAATGAACGTTTGGAATCCGCAGAATTCTGTGCCATGGCATTGAGGCAGGCAGCAGAAGCTGTTGCATCTGGAGAATCTGATGTCAATGGTGCTG TTTCAAGTGCTGGAATTATTTTATTGCCACGTCCAGATAGTGTGGATGAAGAAGAGCCTAATGAGGATGTTGACATGCTTGAACCAGAACAAGCTCCTCTGCAACCAAGAAATCCTGGAATTccaaattttgatttgtttgactCTGAGGATACTTGGTTTGATGATCCGCCAGAGGGTTTCAGCTTAACT TTATCACCATTTTTAACAATGTGGAACTCACTCTTTACATGGATAACATCATCTACGCTAGCATATATATATGGGAGGGATGAAAGATTTCATGAAGAATTTCTCTCTATTAATGGGAAAGAGTATCCCCATAAGATTGTCTTGGCTGGTGGTCACTCTTCTGAAATCAAGAAAACCCTAGCTGAATCTCTTGCTCGGACTCTACCAGGAGTTGTTTCCCAACTCAGGCTTCCAACACCAGTATCTAGTTTGGAGCAAGAAATG AGCTGCATGTTGGAGACGATGACTTTTGTTGATGCACTACCAGCATTCAGAATGAAACAATGGAAGGTGGTTGTTCTTCTTTTCCTTGAGGGACTCTCTGTTTGCAGGATCCCTGCACTCGGTCCTTGCATGCCGGACAGAAGGATGCTGTTTCACAAG GTGCTGGATGGTTCGGAGATAACTGCAGAACACTACGAGCTTATGAAGGATCATATAATACCCCTGGGCCGAGTACCCGAATTCTCAGCTCAGAGTGGTGCTTAA
- the LOC126618500 gene encoding putative RNA polymerase II subunit B1 CTD phosphatase RPAP2 homolog isoform X2, with protein sequence MGKSQPPPQQQPPASVKDTVYKLQLALLDGVKTLDHLYLAGSIISRSDYNDVVTERTIADHCGYPLCPNALPPESSRPRKGHYRISLKEHKVYDLHETYMYCSSSCLIESKAFAQSLSEERCDVLDYGKVERVLRTFGDVDFEKGEVGLGDIGDLGISKLKIEEKSEADSGDLGISKLKIEEKSEVQLGDVGVVGPSNAIEGYVPHNQRISKPLGSKKNKKGSKGKEAKMSGGKDMIFNEMDFMSCIIASDEYSVSKIPPSSGENGCETKVKEPEGKVSHIKNDYEKKSRKSRGEKSTISKEDDVGVQEAPSTSETSQTVLNRIIKEAREEFHGDKAEKSNEQMLRSSLKPSGAKKLNRSVTWADEKVEHRMNGYDTFGSIHKPLFKPSAENGVGCSVTWSDEKIDSTKSKNVSEVREVQCAKEGSGVLGNLELQDNERLESAEFCAMALRQAAEAVASGESDVNGAVSSAGIILLPRPDSVDEEEPNEDVDMLEPEQAPLQPRNPGIPNFDLFDSEDTWFDDPPEGFSLTLSPFLTMWNSLFTWITSSTLAYIYGRDERFHEEFLSINGKEYPHKIVLAGGHSSEIKKTLAESLARTLPGVVSQLRLPTPVSSLEQEMTFLFRAACWRR encoded by the exons ATGGGGAAGAGCCAACCGCCGCCGCAGCAGCAGCCACCGGCTTCAGTGAAAGACACAGTTTACAAGCTCCAACTCGCTCTCCTCGACGGCGTCAAAACCCTAGACCACCTATACTTAGCCGGCTCAATCATCTCCCGCTCCGACTACAACGACGTTGTCACGGAGCGCACCATAGCCGACCACTGCGGCTACCCTCTCTGCCCCAATGCCTTGCCTCCGGAATCCTCCCGCCCCCGCAAGGGCCACTATCGCATTTCGCTCAAGGAGCACAAGGTCTACGACCTCCATGAGACCTACATGTACTGCTCCTCGAGCTGTCTTATCGAAAGCAAGGCTTTTGCTCAGAGTTTGAGCGAGGAGAGGTGCGATGTCTTGGATTATGGCAAGGTTGAGAGGGTCTTGAGGACTTTTGGGGATGTGGATTTTGAAAAAGGGGAAGTGGGGTTGGGGGACATTGGGGATTTGGGGATTTCGAAGTTGAAGATCGAAGAAAAGAGCGAAGCGGACAGTGGGGATTTGGggatttcaaagttgaagattgaagaaaagAGTGAAGTGCAGTTAGGGGATGTCGGCGTGGTTGGTCCCTCTAATGCTATTGAGGGTTATGTTCCACACAATCAGCGAATATCCAAGCCATTGGGTtcgaaaaagaacaaaaaag GGTCCAAAGGTAAAGAAGCGAAAATGAGTGGCGGGAAAGATATGATCTTTAATGAGATGGATTTCATGAGTTGTATAATCGCTAGTGATGAATACAGTGTGTCCAAAATCCCACCAAGTTCTGGAGAGAATGGTTGTGAAACTAAGGTTAAAGAACCAGAAGGAAAAGTTTCTCATATTAAGAATGATTATGAAAAGAAATCCAGAAAATCAAGAGGGGAAAAAAGTACGATTTCCAAGGAAGATGATGTTGGTGTTCAAGAGGCCCCTTCAACATCAGAGACTTCTCAAACTGTTTTGAATAGAATTATTAAAGAAGCAAGAGAGGAATTCCATGGTGATAAAGCTGAGAAATCAAATGAGCAAATGTTGAGATCCTCTCTTAAACCTTCAGGGGCAAAAAAACTTAATCGCTCTGTTACTTGGGCTGACGAGAAGGTGGAACATAGAATGAATGGTTATGATACATTTGGCAGTATCCACAAACCTTTGTTTAAACCTTCAGCAGAAAATGGAGTCGGTTGCTCTGTTACCTGGTCTGATGAGAAGATTGATAGCACTAAGAGTAAAAATGTTTCTGAGGTTAGAGAAGTGCAATGTGCAAAAGAGGGTTCTGGTGTATTAGGGAATTTGGAATTGCAAGATAATGAACGTTTGGAATCCGCAGAATTCTGTGCCATGGCATTGAGGCAGGCAGCAGAAGCTGTTGCATCTGGAGAATCTGATGTCAATGGTGCTG TTTCAAGTGCTGGAATTATTTTATTGCCACGTCCAGATAGTGTGGATGAAGAAGAGCCTAATGAGGATGTTGACATGCTTGAACCAGAACAAGCTCCTCTGCAACCAAGAAATCCTGGAATTccaaattttgatttgtttgactCTGAGGATACTTGGTTTGATGATCCGCCAGAGGGTTTCAGCTTAACT TTATCACCATTTTTAACAATGTGGAACTCACTCTTTACATGGATAACATCATCTACGCTAGCATATATATATGGGAGGGATGAAAGATTTCATGAAGAATTTCTCTCTATTAATGGGAAAGAGTATCCCCATAAGATTGTCTTGGCTGGTGGTCACTCTTCTGAAATCAAGAAAACCCTAGCTGAATCTCTTGCTCGGACTCTACCAGGAGTTGTTTCCCAACTCAGGCTTCCAACACCAGTATCTAGTTTGGAGCAAGAAATG ACGTTTCTGTTCAGAGCTGCATGTTGGAGACGATGA